One genomic region from Gossypium hirsutum isolate 1008001.06 chromosome D13, Gossypium_hirsutum_v2.1, whole genome shotgun sequence encodes:
- the LOC107897039 gene encoding structural maintenance of chromosomes protein 4-like isoform X3: METKDEFTTREPEQAQVGSRGPRLVINEMVMRNFKSYASEQRVGPFHKEVEKDVKARTRGDMGAAKSLCTPFEQPELSEGVSKQHKLFS, translated from the exons ATGGAAACGAAGGATGAGTTCACGACTCGTGAGCCAGAGCAGGCCCAAGTGGGATCTCGAGGACCGAGGTTAGTAATTAACGAGATGGTGATGAGGAACTTCAAGTCTTATGCCAGTGAGCAGCGCGTCGGTCCCTTTCACAag GAGGTGGAGAAAGATGTGAAAGCTCGAACAAGGGGTGACATGGGAGCAGCTAAGTCTCTTTGTACCCCATTCGAACAACCTGAACTCTCAGAAG GAGTAAGCAAGCAACATAAGTTATTCAGCTGA
- the LOC121225082 gene encoding CBS domain-containing protein CBSX3, mitochondrial: MQRAVRAFSVHGNTLKNAILHRIRVVNPVMRPVMFSRSLTSASMEEHGFESTTISDVLKAKGKGADGSWLWCTTDDSVYDAVKSMTQHNVGALVVVKPGEQKSIAGIITERDYLRKIIVHGRSSKSTKVGDIMTEENKLITVTPETKVLQAMQLMTENRIRHIPVINEKEMVGMVSIGDVVRAVVSEHRAELDRLNAYIQGGY; the protein is encoded by the exons ATGCAACGGGCAGTTCGAGCTTTTTCGGTGCACGGAAATACTTTGAAAAATGCGATCTTGCATCGCATTCGGGTGGTCAATCCGGTTATGCGACCCGTTATGTTTTCCAGATCACTTACATCTGCTAGTATGGAAGAACATGGCTTCGAGAGCACCACTATTTCAGACGTTTTGAAAGCCAAAGGCAAAGGTGCAGATGGATCCTGGCTATGGTGCACTACGGATGACTCTGTGTACGATGCTGTGAAATCG ATGACTCAACACAATGTTGGTGCTCTGGTGGTTGTTAAACCTGGAGAGCAGAAATCAATTGCGGGTATCATCACAGAGAGAG ATTATCTTAGGAAGATAATAGTACATGGAAGATCATCCAAGTCAACTAAAGTTGGGGACATCATGACTGAAGAG AACAAGCTCATCACGGTCACACCTGAGACCAAAGTTCTGCAAGCAATGCAATTGATGACAG AAAACCGAATCAGACACATTCCAGTGATCAATGAGAAGGAAATGGTAGGCATGGTTTCCATTGGAGATGTGGTTCGTGCTGTGGTGAGCGAGCACCGTGCAGAGCTGGACCGCTTGAATGCTTACATACAGGGAGGTTactag
- the LOC107897039 gene encoding structural maintenance of chromosomes protein 4-like isoform X1, with product METKDEFTTREPEQAQVGSRGPRLVINEMVMRNFKSYASEQRVGPFHKEVEKDVKARTRGDMGAAKSLCTPFEQPELSEAGVSKQHKLFS from the exons ATGGAAACGAAGGATGAGTTCACGACTCGTGAGCCAGAGCAGGCCCAAGTGGGATCTCGAGGACCGAGGTTAGTAATTAACGAGATGGTGATGAGGAACTTCAAGTCTTATGCCAGTGAGCAGCGCGTCGGTCCCTTTCACAag GAGGTGGAGAAAGATGTGAAAGCTCGAACAAGGGGTGACATGGGAGCAGCTAAGTCTCTTTGTACCCCATTCGAACAACCTGAACTCTCAGAAG CAGGAGTAAGCAAGCAACATAAGTTATTCAGCTGA
- the LOC107897039 gene encoding structural maintenance of chromosomes protein 4-like isoform X2 — METKDEFTTREPEQAQVGSRGPRLVINEMVMRNFKSYASEQRVGPFHKEVEKDVKARTRGDMGAAKSLCTPFEQPELSEGETPFKERSWD, encoded by the exons ATGGAAACGAAGGATGAGTTCACGACTCGTGAGCCAGAGCAGGCCCAAGTGGGATCTCGAGGACCGAGGTTAGTAATTAACGAGATGGTGATGAGGAACTTCAAGTCTTATGCCAGTGAGCAGCGCGTCGGTCCCTTTCACAag GAGGTGGAGAAAGATGTGAAAGCTCGAACAAGGGGTGACATGGGAGCAGCTAAGTCTCTTTGTACCCCATTCGAACAACCTGAACTCTCAGAAG GTGAGACACCGTTTAAGGAAAGATCATGGGATTGA